In bacterium, the genomic stretch GTGACGAGGTCGCGCCCCTCGCGGCGAAAGCGCGGGTCCGAATCGACCGCGACGCGCGCGACGAGATCACCGTTCGCGCCGCCCGCGTGGCCGCGCTCGCCCTCCCCCGAAAGGCGCAGGCGCGTTCCGGTCGACACGCCCGCGGGCACCTTGACGGCGAGTTTGGCCTCGACCGATTCGCGCCCGGTTGCGTCGCACACAACGCACGGCTCGCGGCCGATCCATCCGCGCGCGGCGCAGCGCGGGCATCGCTTGCGCGCGATGGGAAACGCCTCGTGCGCGAAATATCCCGCGCCGTGGCAGGCCTCGCACGGCACGCGCACGGAAAATCCGGTGCCGGCGCAAGCGTCGCAATCGGTATCGCGCGCGAACGTCACGCGGCGCGTTGCGCCCGTGAAGGCGTCGGCGAACGAGACGCCGATCTCGATGGCGAGATCGCGCCCGCGTTTGGGACG encodes the following:
- a CDS encoding DnaJ domain-containing protein; its protein translation is MTPHDFKPADHYDILGIPRDANERAIKEAYRRLVRTLHPDVNADPAAHDRFRAVSEAYRILSDPSERKRYDMRRLLYLSPLFGRLRRVVDDPARVAAMAARAKKVLERLASPPREPRPKRGRDLAIEIGVSFADAFTGATRRVTFARDTDCDACAGTGFSVRVPCEACHGAGYFAHEAFPIARKRCPRCAARGWIGREPCVVCDATGRESVEAKLAVKVPAGVSTGTRLRLSGEGERGHAGGANGDLVARVAVDSDPRFRREGRDLVT